A DNA window from Comamonas sp. 26 contains the following coding sequences:
- the pmbA gene encoding metalloprotease PmbA has translation MKKPRSSITSTSSAKAQSEPQAGFSFSQSFFEGLVDQALKHAKKLGATDAGAEASEGCGLSVSVRKGALETVERNRDKSLGVTVYLGQRRGNASTSDFSEAAIQQTVQAAYDIARFTAEDPFASLPDSADIALPGTHRDLELFHPWEISSEAAAEMALRCEEAAFKTHRRVSNSEGAGVSAQQSHFFTAHTNGFRGGYASSRHSLSVAPIAKLPGKNGEMQRDYWYSSMRNAAELASPEAVGRYAAERTLSRLGSRKIPTTECPVLFESPLAAGLLGGFVQAISGGALYRKSTFLLDSMGKPVFPKHIDIEEDPFILGGKGSSPFDEEGVRVQARKVVDAGRVEGYFLSSYSARKLGMKTTGNSGGSHNLVMTSRRTKAGDDLDAMLKKLGTGLFVVELMGQGVNYVTGDYSRGASGFWVENGEIAFPVDEITIAGNMKDMFKGIQAIGADAYNYGAKTVGSILINRMKVAGS, from the coding sequence ATGAAAAAACCTCGCTCCAGCATTACAAGCACTTCTAGTGCAAAGGCCCAATCTGAACCGCAAGCCGGTTTTAGCTTCAGCCAATCCTTTTTTGAAGGCCTGGTGGACCAGGCTCTGAAGCACGCCAAAAAGCTGGGTGCGACGGACGCCGGAGCCGAGGCTTCCGAGGGCTGCGGCCTCTCGGTCAGCGTTCGCAAGGGCGCGCTGGAGACGGTGGAACGCAACCGCGACAAGTCGCTGGGCGTGACCGTGTACCTGGGCCAGCGCCGTGGCAATGCCAGCACCTCGGACTTCTCTGAAGCTGCTATTCAGCAGACCGTACAGGCTGCTTACGACATCGCCCGCTTCACCGCCGAAGACCCGTTTGCCAGCCTGCCTGACAGCGCTGATATTGCGCTGCCCGGCACGCACCGCGATCTGGAATTGTTCCACCCCTGGGAGATCAGCAGCGAGGCCGCTGCCGAAATGGCCCTGCGCTGCGAAGAAGCTGCCTTCAAGACCCACCGCCGCGTGAGCAATAGCGAAGGCGCTGGTGTCTCGGCCCAGCAAAGCCATTTCTTCACGGCCCACACCAACGGTTTCCGCGGTGGTTATGCCAGTTCGCGCCACAGCCTGTCGGTGGCGCCCATCGCCAAGCTGCCCGGCAAGAACGGTGAGATGCAGCGCGACTACTGGTACAGCTCCATGCGCAATGCGGCCGAGCTGGCATCGCCAGAAGCCGTGGGCCGCTACGCTGCAGAGCGCACGCTGAGCCGTCTGGGCAGCCGCAAGATTCCGACCACCGAATGCCCTGTGCTATTTGAATCACCTTTGGCTGCTGGCCTGCTGGGTGGTTTTGTGCAGGCTATCAGCGGCGGTGCGCTGTACCGCAAGAGCACCTTCTTACTGGATTCGATGGGCAAGCCCGTCTTCCCCAAGCACATCGACATTGAAGAAGACCCCTTCATTCTGGGCGGCAAGGGCAGCTCGCCTTTCGACGAAGAAGGCGTGCGCGTGCAGGCCCGCAAGGTGGTGGATGCCGGCCGCGTGGAAGGCTATTTTCTCTCCAGCTATTCGGCGCGCAAGCTGGGCATGAAGACCACGGGCAACTCCGGTGGTTCGCACAATCTGGTCATGACTTCACGCCGCACCAAGGCGGGTGATGATCTGGATGCCATGCTGAAAAAGCTGGGCACCGGCCTGTTCGTGGTCGAGCTGATGGGCCAGGGCGTGAACTATGTGACCGGCGACTACTCGCGCGGCGCAAGCGGCTTCTGGGTGGAGAACGGCGAAATCGCCTTCCCCGTGGATGAAATCACCATCGCCGGCAACATGAAGGACATGTTCAAGGGCATTCAAGCCATTGGTGCCGATGCCTATAACTACGGTGCTAAGACCGTGGGCTCCATCCTCATCAACCGCATGAAGGTGGCGGGCAGCTGA
- a CDS encoding LysR family transcriptional regulator, whose protein sequence is MLDRLHTMTVFLAVVDEGGFTAAARRLSMTVPHVTRHVTALEKQLDTRLLQRTTRSVSLTPAGERYASRVREILEAVDSATTEVQSNTSALSGVLRIVSTPSLTDALISPLAADFRTQYPGIALDVHVDPSLTPDMNRYDLGFMQVFENFNASIVARKLSTSEAILCAAPSYFQRYGTPQTPHELAQHRCVLRRREGQQRDSFSLWHSNQPTSEPPVHDIEVTASITISQTAGILQMVLDGAGIAEFTLDSARPFLNEGLLQPVLPGWITGRLHVLMALPSHKHIPLRTKAFMDFMAQAHQAGKIDRC, encoded by the coding sequence GTGCTTGATCGCTTACACACCATGACGGTGTTTCTGGCCGTCGTCGATGAAGGCGGTTTCACGGCTGCAGCGCGCCGTCTGTCCATGACCGTGCCCCATGTCACGCGTCACGTGACGGCACTCGAAAAACAGCTGGACACCCGGTTGCTGCAGCGCACCACACGCAGCGTCAGCCTGACGCCTGCGGGCGAGCGCTATGCCTCCCGTGTCCGCGAAATTCTCGAAGCTGTGGACAGCGCCACAACCGAAGTACAAAGCAACACCAGCGCCCTGTCCGGCGTGCTGCGCATCGTCTCCACCCCGTCACTCACGGATGCACTGATTTCGCCGCTGGCAGCCGACTTTCGCACGCAGTACCCGGGCATTGCACTCGATGTGCATGTGGACCCCAGCCTCACACCCGATATGAACCGCTATGACCTGGGGTTCATGCAGGTGTTCGAGAACTTCAACGCCAGCATCGTGGCCCGCAAGCTCTCGACATCGGAAGCCATTCTTTGCGCTGCACCGTCTTACTTCCAGAGGTATGGCACACCGCAGACTCCTCATGAGCTGGCGCAGCACAGATGCGTGCTGCGCCGCCGCGAGGGCCAGCAGCGCGACAGTTTCTCGCTGTGGCATAGCAACCAGCCCACCAGCGAGCCACCGGTACACGACATTGAAGTGACTGCATCCATCACCATCAGCCAGACAGCAGGCATTCTGCAAATGGTGCTCGACGGCGCAGGCATTGCCGAGTTCACTCTGGATTCGGCCCGCCCGTTTCTCAATGAAGGTCTGCTGCAGCCTGTGCTGCCCGGCTGGATCACGGGCCGCCTGCATGTGCTGATGGCCCTGCCCAGCCACAAGCACATACCGCTGCGCACCAAGGCGTTCATGGACTTCATGGCGCAGGCCCATCAGGCTGGCAAGATTGATCGCTGCTGA
- a CDS encoding sugar dehydrogenase complex small subunit yields the protein MTSTPQFPTFGLSRRHLLGGALAAGMAQLIPGSWAADAPATGADSFMALSRYLTERSDLPQAQGARLLAAQNELDGKFNGKLDTLWKWIGSSQVALANLNERLKAEQPDLADVPMNVMQLWYQGIAGSGTATRVVAYEHALNAAVVADRLRPPSYVYGAYGSWSSNPTTFKLQLITVQPKA from the coding sequence ATGACCTCAACACCTCAATTCCCGACGTTCGGCCTGAGTCGCCGTCACCTGCTCGGTGGCGCGCTGGCGGCCGGTATGGCGCAACTCATCCCCGGCAGCTGGGCTGCTGATGCTCCGGCAACGGGTGCCGACAGCTTCATGGCGCTGTCCCGCTATCTGACTGAGCGCAGCGATTTGCCCCAGGCGCAAGGTGCAAGGCTGCTTGCCGCTCAGAACGAGCTGGACGGCAAGTTCAACGGCAAACTTGACACTCTGTGGAAGTGGATTGGCTCCAGCCAAGTGGCACTGGCCAATCTGAACGAGCGCCTCAAGGCCGAGCAGCCCGATCTGGCCGATGTCCCCATGAATGTGATGCAGCTCTGGTACCAGGGCATCGCAGGCAGCGGCACCGCCACACGTGTTGTGGCCTACGAGCACGCGCTCAATGCCGCTGTGGTGGCCGACAGGCTGCGCCCACCTTCTTATGTCTATGGCGCATACGGCAGCTGGAGCAGCAACCCGACCACCTTCAAGCTTCAGCTAATCACGGTTCAGCCCAAGGCCTGA